GGGACGCTGACCGTGTCCCCGAACCAGATGCCGGGCCGCTACAGCGGGCTCGTCGAAGTCACTGCCGCCTTTCAATAAGCACCCCACAGCTTATTGAAGCGACGGGAGGCGGTTGCTACCCCACGGGGATTATGCAGCCGCCTCCCGAAGTCGTCACCGTCACCACCAACGCCGTCCATTGCGACGGCAGCGGTGAGGTCAGTCCCGCGCTGGGCCACCCGCGCGTCTTTCTCCGAATCGACGAAAAGGGCTTCGTCGAATGCGGCTATTGCGACCGGCGCTTCGTCCTGAAGGGCGGACCGGCCGACGCGGGTCCCGCCGCCTGAGCCTACCAGGCGCCGCTGAAGGGTCCGCCATCAAGCCATTCGCGAACGCGCCGCCGGGTCGCCGGTGAGGTTGCCTGCGGCAAGTTGCCGGGCGGGAAGAACCCCGCCTCGCTGACTTCGTGCCCGTCGATCCGCAGCGGCTGGTCGGTGGTGCCGTGGAACAGAGCGATGTGGTCGCGCTTGCCCTCTGCACTCGTTTGATAGTCGCCAAGGTGCCGCAGCAATGCATCGGCGATCCCCACTTCCTCCGCCAGCTCCCGCCGTGCCGCCGCCAGCGGCTCCTCGCGCCGGGCGATCCCGCCGCCCGGAAGCACGAATAGCCCGGTGTCGCCGTAGCCATTGCGGATCAGCAGCAGTTCGCTGCGACGATTGAACAGCATCACCTTCACGCCTCTTGTGTGCAGCCGGAGCAAGCCGATCAAGCGGCGCCGGAGCGACCAGCCGAACTGGAGAAGGCGGTTCATGCCCGCAGCCTAGATCGCCGCGCCTCCGCCGCAAGCTGTTGGTCGCGGCGCTTGCCGAGCCTATATGTCAGGGGATGACTGAACTCACCGACCCGCGCCGCTTCCTCTACTCTGCCGGCCTCGATCCCGACGAGGCCCGCCGCCTCGCCTCCCGCCACCTTTCGGCGCACGACGACGGCGAGCTCTACCTCCAGTATCGCCGAAGCGAGGCGTTCGGGTTCGA
Above is a window of Sphingomonas glaciei DNA encoding:
- a CDS encoding NUDIX domain-containing protein, with the translated sequence MNRLLQFGWSLRRRLIGLLRLHTRGVKVMLFNRRSELLLIRNGYGDTGLFVLPGGGIARREEPLAAARRELAEEVGIADALLRHLGDYQTSAEGKRDHIALFHGTTDQPLRIDGHEVSEAGFFPPGNLPQATSPATRRRVREWLDGGPFSGAW
- a CDS encoding zinc-finger domain-containing protein, yielding MQPPPEVVTVTTNAVHCDGSGEVSPALGHPRVFLRIDEKGFVECGYCDRRFVLKGGPADAGPAA